From Helicoverpa armigera isolate CAAS_96S chromosome 26, ASM3070526v1, whole genome shotgun sequence, one genomic window encodes:
- the LOC110375042 gene encoding filamin-A isoform X4 has translation MFTLRQFPEVKMPSGHIDQPQIEDNRDGTVSIKYEPREEGVHELLVKYNGEHVQGSPYKFHVDSISSGYVTAYGPGLLNGVSGEPSEFTISTKGAGSGGLSMAVEGPSKAEITCHDNKDGTVSVSYLPTAPGEYKISVRFGDKHIKGSPYTAKVTGEGRKRNQISVGSCSEVTLPGKISDNDIRTLNASIQAPSGLEEPCFLKRLPSGNIGISFTPREAGQHIVSVKKMGVHIQNSPFNITVLAQEVGDAKKVKVSGTALKEGKTHSENTFSVDTRNAGYGGLSLSIEGPSKAEIQCADSKDGVLAISYKPTEPGYYIVNLKFADHHVEGSPFTVKVTGEGSNRQREKIQRQRDPAPLTEVGTNCKLTFKMPGITSFDLAATVTSPGGVSEDAEIQEVEDGLYSVHFVPKELGVHTVSVKYREIHIPGSPFQFTVGPLRDSGAHLVKAGGPGLERGEAGRFNEFNVWTREAGAGQLAISLEGPSKAEIDFKDRKDGSCDVSYKVEEPGEYRIGLKFNEQHIPDSPFKVYISPAVGDAHLLEVAQFPDSAQVDKPTQFYIRLNGAKGSLDGRVISPSGKTDDCFIQNIDGDQYSIRFMPRENGVHNINVKFNGVHIPASPLRIKVGKDDADPAAVHAHGPGLGSVKTGVKTDLIIDTCNAGVGLLAVTMDGPSRVAMDCTDVDEGYKVRYTPLAPGFYYMSIKYNGAHIVGSPFKIEATGANLAEIGAQETSSVTVETVQKVAKSMQKQGPVLPAFKSDATKVTSKGMGLKKAYLNKHNQFTVHAGDAGNNILYVGIYGPKGPCDEVQLKHKGKNNYECWYVVRDRGDYIVIVKWGDEHIPGSPYKVEV, from the exons ATGTTCACTCTCAGGCAATTcc CCGAGGTCAAAATGCCATCCGGCCACATAGACCAGCCTCAGATCGAGGACAACAGAGATGGAACAGTCAGCATCAAGTATGAGCCTCGCGAGGAGGGAGTTCACGAGCTCCTCGTCAAATACAATGGTGAACATGTGCAAG GCTCTCCCTACAAGTTCCACGTAGACTCTATATCTTCAGGCTACGTGACTGCGTACGGCCCTGGTCTCCTCAACGGTGTCAGTGGTGAACCCAGCGAGTTCACCATCAGCACCAAGGGAGCCGGCTCTGGTGGTCTTTCCATGGCCGTTGAGGGTCCTAGCAAGGCTGAG ATCACCTGCCATGACAACAAGGACGGTACCGTGTCGGTGTCCTACCTGCCCACCGCTCCTGGAGAGTACAAGATCTCCGTCAGGTTTGGAGACAAGCACATCAAGGGCTCACCTTACACTGCTAag GTGACTGGCGAGGGTCGTAAGAGGAACCAGATCTCTGTAGGCAGCTGCAGTGAAGTCACCCTCCCTGGCAAGATCAGTGATAATGACATCCGTACCCTCAACGCTTCTATCCAG GCGCCTTCAGGTCTTGAAGAGCCCTGCTTCCTCAAGCGCCTGCCATCCGGCAACATTGGCATCAGCTTCACTCCTCGTGAGGCTGGTCAGCACATCGTCTCCGTCAAGAAGATGGGAGTCCACATCCAGAACTCTCCATTCAACATCACTGTGCTAGCTCAGGAAGTTGGTGATGCTAAGAAAGTTAAG GTTTCTGGCACCGCGCTGAAGGAAGGCAAGACCCACAGCGAGAACACCTTCTCCGTAGACACCAGGAATGCCGGTTATGGTGGTCTTTCCCTCTCCATTGAAG GTCCCAGCAAGGCTGAGATCCAGTGCGCTGACAGCAAGGATGGAGTCCTGGCCATCAGCTACAAGCCCACTGAGCCGGGATACTACATCGTCAACCTGAAGTTCGCTGATCATCACGTGGAAGGATCTCCCTTCACTGTCAAG GTGACTGGTGAGGGCAGCAACAGGCAGAGAGAGAAGATCCAGAGGCAGAGAGACCCTGCTCCTCTCACGGAGGTCGGCACCAACTGCAAGCTCACCTTCAAGATGCCTG GTATCACCTCCTTCGACCTGGCAGCTACAGTCACCAGCCCTGGAGGCGTCTCCGAAGACGCTGAGATCCAGGAGGTGGAAGACGGCCTCTACTCCGTCCACTTCGTGCCCAAGGAGTTGGGAGTCCACACCGTGTCTGTCAAGTACAGGGAGATCCATATTCCTG GATCACCCTTCCAGTTCACAGTTGGACCTCTCAGAGACTCTGGAGCTCATTTAGTCAAAGCCGGAGGCCCCGGCCTCGAGAGGGGCGAAGCCGGGCGCTTCAACGAGTTCAACGTTTGGACCAGAGAGGCCGGAGCAGGCCAGCTCGCGATCTCCCTGGAGGGACCTAGCAAGGCGGAGATAGACTTCAAGGATAGGAAGGATGGATCCTGTGATGTGTCTTACAAAGTTGAGGAGCCTG GTGAATACCGCATCGGTCTGAAGTTCAACGAGCAGCACATCCCAGATTCTCCCTTCAAGGTGTACATCTCACCGGCAGTGGGAGACGCTCATCTGCTGGAGGTTGCCCAGTTCCCAGATTCCGCGCAAGTGGACAAGCCCACTCAGTTCTATATCAGGCTCAATGGAGCTAAGGGCAGCTTGGACGGCAGA GTAATCTCTCCGTCAGGCAAGACCGACGACTGCTTCATCCAGAACATCGATGGAGACCAGTACAGCATCAGGTTCATGCCAAGGGAGAATGGAGTACACAACATCAACGTCAAATTCAATGGTGTCCATATTCCCGCTTCTCCTTTGAGGATTAAg GTCGGAAAGGACGATGCTGACCCCGCGGCAGTTCACGCTCACGGTCCTGGTTTGGGATCCGTGAAGACTG GTGTGAAGACAGACCTTATCATCGACACCTGCAATGCTGGAGTTGGTCTGCTGGCTGTCACCATGGACGGACCTTCCAGGGTCGCCATGGACTGCACAGACGTCGACGAGGGTTACAAG gtGCGTTACACGCCTCTCGCCCCCGGTTTCTACTACATGAGCATAAAGTACAACGGTGCTCACATCGTCGGCTCTCCCTTCAAGATTGAAGCTACTG GTGCAAACCTAGCAGAAATCGGAGCCCAAGAAACATCATCAGTGACCGTAGAAACAGTTCAGAAGGTGGCCAAGTCCATGCAGAAGCAGGGTCCAGTGCTACCAGCCTTCAAGTCTGACGCTACCAAGGTGACCAGCAAGGGCATGGGTCTGAAGAAGGCGTATCTTAACAAGCACAACCAGTTTACTGTCCACGCTGGTGATGCTG GTAACAACATCCTCTACGTCGGTATCTATGGTCCCAAGGGTCCCTGCGACGAGGTTCAGCTCAAGCACAAAGGTAAGAACAACTATGAATGCTGGTACGTCGTCAGAGACAGGGGAGACTACATCGTCATCGTCAAGTGGGGAGACGAACATATTCCCGGATCCCCCTACAAGGTTGAGGTTTAA
- the LOC110375042 gene encoding filamin-A isoform X1, which translates to MAFVSGLWNSLVGGNEKQDAWHELSRYYFDDSRKYFSVSEIDQEAIPIVFSETHKISFNRHGFGYDFTPLNFVTVYHIDSRRAEVKMPSGHIDQPQIEDNRDGTVSIKYEPREEGVHELLVKYNGEHVQGSPYKFHVDSISSGYVTAYGPGLLNGVSGEPSEFTISTKGAGSGGLSMAVEGPSKAEITCHDNKDGTVSVSYLPTAPGEYKISVRFGDKHIKGSPYTAKVTGEGRKRNQISVGSCSEVTLPGKISDNDIRTLNASIQAPSGLEEPCFLKRLPSGNIGISFTPREAGQHIVSVKKMGVHIQNSPFNITVLAQEVGDAKKVKVSGTALKEGKTHSENTFSVDTRNAGYGGLSLSIEGPSKAEIQCADSKDGVLAISYKPTEPGYYIVNLKFADHHVEGSPFTVKVTGEGSNRQREKIQRQRDPAPLTEVGTNCKLTFKMPGITSFDLAATVTSPGGVSEDAEIQEVEDGLYSVHFVPKELGVHTVSVKYREIHIPGSPFQFTVGPLRDSGAHLVKAGGPGLERGEAGRFNEFNVWTREAGAGQLAISLEGPSKAEIDFKDRKDGSCDVSYKVEEPGEYRIGLKFNEQHIPDSPFKVYISPAVGDAHLLEVAQFPDSAQVDKPTQFYIRLNGAKGSLDGRVISPSGKTDDCFIQNIDGDQYSIRFMPRENGVHNINVKFNGVHIPASPLRIKVGKDDADPAAVHAHGPGLGSVKTGVKTDLIIDTCNAGVGLLAVTMDGPSRVAMDCTDVDEGYKVRYTPLAPGFYYMSIKYNGAHIVGSPFKIEATGANLAEIGAQETSSVTVETVQKVAKSMQKQGPVLPAFKSDATKVTSKGMGLKKAYLNKHNQFTVHAGDAGNNILYVGIYGPKGPCDEVQLKHKGKNNYECWYVVRDRGDYIVIVKWGDEHIPGSPYKVEV; encoded by the exons ATGGCGTTTGTAAGTGGACTTTGGAATTCTCTTGTTGGCGGGAACGAGAAGCAGGACGCTTGGCACGAACTATCTCGGTACTACTTCGATGACAGTAGAAAATACTTCTCAGTATCAGAGATTGACCAGGAAGCTATACCTATAGTGTTCTCCGAAACCCATAAGATCAGTTTCAATAGACACGGGTTTGGGTACGATTTTACGCCGTTGAATTTCGTCACTGTTTATCATATTGATAGTAGAAGAG CCGAGGTCAAAATGCCATCCGGCCACATAGACCAGCCTCAGATCGAGGACAACAGAGATGGAACAGTCAGCATCAAGTATGAGCCTCGCGAGGAGGGAGTTCACGAGCTCCTCGTCAAATACAATGGTGAACATGTGCAAG GCTCTCCCTACAAGTTCCACGTAGACTCTATATCTTCAGGCTACGTGACTGCGTACGGCCCTGGTCTCCTCAACGGTGTCAGTGGTGAACCCAGCGAGTTCACCATCAGCACCAAGGGAGCCGGCTCTGGTGGTCTTTCCATGGCCGTTGAGGGTCCTAGCAAGGCTGAG ATCACCTGCCATGACAACAAGGACGGTACCGTGTCGGTGTCCTACCTGCCCACCGCTCCTGGAGAGTACAAGATCTCCGTCAGGTTTGGAGACAAGCACATCAAGGGCTCACCTTACACTGCTAag GTGACTGGCGAGGGTCGTAAGAGGAACCAGATCTCTGTAGGCAGCTGCAGTGAAGTCACCCTCCCTGGCAAGATCAGTGATAATGACATCCGTACCCTCAACGCTTCTATCCAG GCGCCTTCAGGTCTTGAAGAGCCCTGCTTCCTCAAGCGCCTGCCATCCGGCAACATTGGCATCAGCTTCACTCCTCGTGAGGCTGGTCAGCACATCGTCTCCGTCAAGAAGATGGGAGTCCACATCCAGAACTCTCCATTCAACATCACTGTGCTAGCTCAGGAAGTTGGTGATGCTAAGAAAGTTAAG GTTTCTGGCACCGCGCTGAAGGAAGGCAAGACCCACAGCGAGAACACCTTCTCCGTAGACACCAGGAATGCCGGTTATGGTGGTCTTTCCCTCTCCATTGAAG GTCCCAGCAAGGCTGAGATCCAGTGCGCTGACAGCAAGGATGGAGTCCTGGCCATCAGCTACAAGCCCACTGAGCCGGGATACTACATCGTCAACCTGAAGTTCGCTGATCATCACGTGGAAGGATCTCCCTTCACTGTCAAG GTGACTGGTGAGGGCAGCAACAGGCAGAGAGAGAAGATCCAGAGGCAGAGAGACCCTGCTCCTCTCACGGAGGTCGGCACCAACTGCAAGCTCACCTTCAAGATGCCTG GTATCACCTCCTTCGACCTGGCAGCTACAGTCACCAGCCCTGGAGGCGTCTCCGAAGACGCTGAGATCCAGGAGGTGGAAGACGGCCTCTACTCCGTCCACTTCGTGCCCAAGGAGTTGGGAGTCCACACCGTGTCTGTCAAGTACAGGGAGATCCATATTCCTG GATCACCCTTCCAGTTCACAGTTGGACCTCTCAGAGACTCTGGAGCTCATTTAGTCAAAGCCGGAGGCCCCGGCCTCGAGAGGGGCGAAGCCGGGCGCTTCAACGAGTTCAACGTTTGGACCAGAGAGGCCGGAGCAGGCCAGCTCGCGATCTCCCTGGAGGGACCTAGCAAGGCGGAGATAGACTTCAAGGATAGGAAGGATGGATCCTGTGATGTGTCTTACAAAGTTGAGGAGCCTG GTGAATACCGCATCGGTCTGAAGTTCAACGAGCAGCACATCCCAGATTCTCCCTTCAAGGTGTACATCTCACCGGCAGTGGGAGACGCTCATCTGCTGGAGGTTGCCCAGTTCCCAGATTCCGCGCAAGTGGACAAGCCCACTCAGTTCTATATCAGGCTCAATGGAGCTAAGGGCAGCTTGGACGGCAGA GTAATCTCTCCGTCAGGCAAGACCGACGACTGCTTCATCCAGAACATCGATGGAGACCAGTACAGCATCAGGTTCATGCCAAGGGAGAATGGAGTACACAACATCAACGTCAAATTCAATGGTGTCCATATTCCCGCTTCTCCTTTGAGGATTAAg GTCGGAAAGGACGATGCTGACCCCGCGGCAGTTCACGCTCACGGTCCTGGTTTGGGATCCGTGAAGACTG GTGTGAAGACAGACCTTATCATCGACACCTGCAATGCTGGAGTTGGTCTGCTGGCTGTCACCATGGACGGACCTTCCAGGGTCGCCATGGACTGCACAGACGTCGACGAGGGTTACAAG gtGCGTTACACGCCTCTCGCCCCCGGTTTCTACTACATGAGCATAAAGTACAACGGTGCTCACATCGTCGGCTCTCCCTTCAAGATTGAAGCTACTG GTGCAAACCTAGCAGAAATCGGAGCCCAAGAAACATCATCAGTGACCGTAGAAACAGTTCAGAAGGTGGCCAAGTCCATGCAGAAGCAGGGTCCAGTGCTACCAGCCTTCAAGTCTGACGCTACCAAGGTGACCAGCAAGGGCATGGGTCTGAAGAAGGCGTATCTTAACAAGCACAACCAGTTTACTGTCCACGCTGGTGATGCTG GTAACAACATCCTCTACGTCGGTATCTATGGTCCCAAGGGTCCCTGCGACGAGGTTCAGCTCAAGCACAAAGGTAAGAACAACTATGAATGCTGGTACGTCGTCAGAGACAGGGGAGACTACATCGTCATCGTCAAGTGGGGAGACGAACATATTCCCGGATCCCCCTACAAGGTTGAGGTTTAA
- the LOC110375042 gene encoding filamin-A isoform X2, with protein MTVEMDPGGSSSRLGDQRDPHWYIDSAYASSLKVSLRLPTRQFLEDFYHPWFRQSDIRRYIFAEVKMPSGHIDQPQIEDNRDGTVSIKYEPREEGVHELLVKYNGEHVQGSPYKFHVDSISSGYVTAYGPGLLNGVSGEPSEFTISTKGAGSGGLSMAVEGPSKAEITCHDNKDGTVSVSYLPTAPGEYKISVRFGDKHIKGSPYTAKVTGEGRKRNQISVGSCSEVTLPGKISDNDIRTLNASIQAPSGLEEPCFLKRLPSGNIGISFTPREAGQHIVSVKKMGVHIQNSPFNITVLAQEVGDAKKVKVSGTALKEGKTHSENTFSVDTRNAGYGGLSLSIEGPSKAEIQCADSKDGVLAISYKPTEPGYYIVNLKFADHHVEGSPFTVKVTGEGSNRQREKIQRQRDPAPLTEVGTNCKLTFKMPGITSFDLAATVTSPGGVSEDAEIQEVEDGLYSVHFVPKELGVHTVSVKYREIHIPGSPFQFTVGPLRDSGAHLVKAGGPGLERGEAGRFNEFNVWTREAGAGQLAISLEGPSKAEIDFKDRKDGSCDVSYKVEEPGEYRIGLKFNEQHIPDSPFKVYISPAVGDAHLLEVAQFPDSAQVDKPTQFYIRLNGAKGSLDGRVISPSGKTDDCFIQNIDGDQYSIRFMPRENGVHNINVKFNGVHIPASPLRIKVGKDDADPAAVHAHGPGLGSVKTGVKTDLIIDTCNAGVGLLAVTMDGPSRVAMDCTDVDEGYKVRYTPLAPGFYYMSIKYNGAHIVGSPFKIEATGANLAEIGAQETSSVTVETVQKVAKSMQKQGPVLPAFKSDATKVTSKGMGLKKAYLNKHNQFTVHAGDAGNNILYVGIYGPKGPCDEVQLKHKGKNNYECWYVVRDRGDYIVIVKWGDEHIPGSPYKVEV; from the exons CCGAGGTCAAAATGCCATCCGGCCACATAGACCAGCCTCAGATCGAGGACAACAGAGATGGAACAGTCAGCATCAAGTATGAGCCTCGCGAGGAGGGAGTTCACGAGCTCCTCGTCAAATACAATGGTGAACATGTGCAAG GCTCTCCCTACAAGTTCCACGTAGACTCTATATCTTCAGGCTACGTGACTGCGTACGGCCCTGGTCTCCTCAACGGTGTCAGTGGTGAACCCAGCGAGTTCACCATCAGCACCAAGGGAGCCGGCTCTGGTGGTCTTTCCATGGCCGTTGAGGGTCCTAGCAAGGCTGAG ATCACCTGCCATGACAACAAGGACGGTACCGTGTCGGTGTCCTACCTGCCCACCGCTCCTGGAGAGTACAAGATCTCCGTCAGGTTTGGAGACAAGCACATCAAGGGCTCACCTTACACTGCTAag GTGACTGGCGAGGGTCGTAAGAGGAACCAGATCTCTGTAGGCAGCTGCAGTGAAGTCACCCTCCCTGGCAAGATCAGTGATAATGACATCCGTACCCTCAACGCTTCTATCCAG GCGCCTTCAGGTCTTGAAGAGCCCTGCTTCCTCAAGCGCCTGCCATCCGGCAACATTGGCATCAGCTTCACTCCTCGTGAGGCTGGTCAGCACATCGTCTCCGTCAAGAAGATGGGAGTCCACATCCAGAACTCTCCATTCAACATCACTGTGCTAGCTCAGGAAGTTGGTGATGCTAAGAAAGTTAAG GTTTCTGGCACCGCGCTGAAGGAAGGCAAGACCCACAGCGAGAACACCTTCTCCGTAGACACCAGGAATGCCGGTTATGGTGGTCTTTCCCTCTCCATTGAAG GTCCCAGCAAGGCTGAGATCCAGTGCGCTGACAGCAAGGATGGAGTCCTGGCCATCAGCTACAAGCCCACTGAGCCGGGATACTACATCGTCAACCTGAAGTTCGCTGATCATCACGTGGAAGGATCTCCCTTCACTGTCAAG GTGACTGGTGAGGGCAGCAACAGGCAGAGAGAGAAGATCCAGAGGCAGAGAGACCCTGCTCCTCTCACGGAGGTCGGCACCAACTGCAAGCTCACCTTCAAGATGCCTG GTATCACCTCCTTCGACCTGGCAGCTACAGTCACCAGCCCTGGAGGCGTCTCCGAAGACGCTGAGATCCAGGAGGTGGAAGACGGCCTCTACTCCGTCCACTTCGTGCCCAAGGAGTTGGGAGTCCACACCGTGTCTGTCAAGTACAGGGAGATCCATATTCCTG GATCACCCTTCCAGTTCACAGTTGGACCTCTCAGAGACTCTGGAGCTCATTTAGTCAAAGCCGGAGGCCCCGGCCTCGAGAGGGGCGAAGCCGGGCGCTTCAACGAGTTCAACGTTTGGACCAGAGAGGCCGGAGCAGGCCAGCTCGCGATCTCCCTGGAGGGACCTAGCAAGGCGGAGATAGACTTCAAGGATAGGAAGGATGGATCCTGTGATGTGTCTTACAAAGTTGAGGAGCCTG GTGAATACCGCATCGGTCTGAAGTTCAACGAGCAGCACATCCCAGATTCTCCCTTCAAGGTGTACATCTCACCGGCAGTGGGAGACGCTCATCTGCTGGAGGTTGCCCAGTTCCCAGATTCCGCGCAAGTGGACAAGCCCACTCAGTTCTATATCAGGCTCAATGGAGCTAAGGGCAGCTTGGACGGCAGA GTAATCTCTCCGTCAGGCAAGACCGACGACTGCTTCATCCAGAACATCGATGGAGACCAGTACAGCATCAGGTTCATGCCAAGGGAGAATGGAGTACACAACATCAACGTCAAATTCAATGGTGTCCATATTCCCGCTTCTCCTTTGAGGATTAAg GTCGGAAAGGACGATGCTGACCCCGCGGCAGTTCACGCTCACGGTCCTGGTTTGGGATCCGTGAAGACTG GTGTGAAGACAGACCTTATCATCGACACCTGCAATGCTGGAGTTGGTCTGCTGGCTGTCACCATGGACGGACCTTCCAGGGTCGCCATGGACTGCACAGACGTCGACGAGGGTTACAAG gtGCGTTACACGCCTCTCGCCCCCGGTTTCTACTACATGAGCATAAAGTACAACGGTGCTCACATCGTCGGCTCTCCCTTCAAGATTGAAGCTACTG GTGCAAACCTAGCAGAAATCGGAGCCCAAGAAACATCATCAGTGACCGTAGAAACAGTTCAGAAGGTGGCCAAGTCCATGCAGAAGCAGGGTCCAGTGCTACCAGCCTTCAAGTCTGACGCTACCAAGGTGACCAGCAAGGGCATGGGTCTGAAGAAGGCGTATCTTAACAAGCACAACCAGTTTACTGTCCACGCTGGTGATGCTG GTAACAACATCCTCTACGTCGGTATCTATGGTCCCAAGGGTCCCTGCGACGAGGTTCAGCTCAAGCACAAAGGTAAGAACAACTATGAATGCTGGTACGTCGTCAGAGACAGGGGAGACTACATCGTCATCGTCAAGTGGGGAGACGAACATATTCCCGGATCCCCCTACAAGGTTGAGGTTTAA
- the LOC110375042 gene encoding filamin-A isoform X3 gives MTVEMDPGGSSSRLGDQRDPHWYIDSAYASSLKVSLRLPTRQFLEAEVKMPSGHIDQPQIEDNRDGTVSIKYEPREEGVHELLVKYNGEHVQGSPYKFHVDSISSGYVTAYGPGLLNGVSGEPSEFTISTKGAGSGGLSMAVEGPSKAEITCHDNKDGTVSVSYLPTAPGEYKISVRFGDKHIKGSPYTAKVTGEGRKRNQISVGSCSEVTLPGKISDNDIRTLNASIQAPSGLEEPCFLKRLPSGNIGISFTPREAGQHIVSVKKMGVHIQNSPFNITVLAQEVGDAKKVKVSGTALKEGKTHSENTFSVDTRNAGYGGLSLSIEGPSKAEIQCADSKDGVLAISYKPTEPGYYIVNLKFADHHVEGSPFTVKVTGEGSNRQREKIQRQRDPAPLTEVGTNCKLTFKMPGITSFDLAATVTSPGGVSEDAEIQEVEDGLYSVHFVPKELGVHTVSVKYREIHIPGSPFQFTVGPLRDSGAHLVKAGGPGLERGEAGRFNEFNVWTREAGAGQLAISLEGPSKAEIDFKDRKDGSCDVSYKVEEPGEYRIGLKFNEQHIPDSPFKVYISPAVGDAHLLEVAQFPDSAQVDKPTQFYIRLNGAKGSLDGRVISPSGKTDDCFIQNIDGDQYSIRFMPRENGVHNINVKFNGVHIPASPLRIKVGKDDADPAAVHAHGPGLGSVKTGVKTDLIIDTCNAGVGLLAVTMDGPSRVAMDCTDVDEGYKVRYTPLAPGFYYMSIKYNGAHIVGSPFKIEATGANLAEIGAQETSSVTVETVQKVAKSMQKQGPVLPAFKSDATKVTSKGMGLKKAYLNKHNQFTVHAGDAGNNILYVGIYGPKGPCDEVQLKHKGKNNYECWYVVRDRGDYIVIVKWGDEHIPGSPYKVEV, from the exons CCGAGGTCAAAATGCCATCCGGCCACATAGACCAGCCTCAGATCGAGGACAACAGAGATGGAACAGTCAGCATCAAGTATGAGCCTCGCGAGGAGGGAGTTCACGAGCTCCTCGTCAAATACAATGGTGAACATGTGCAAG GCTCTCCCTACAAGTTCCACGTAGACTCTATATCTTCAGGCTACGTGACTGCGTACGGCCCTGGTCTCCTCAACGGTGTCAGTGGTGAACCCAGCGAGTTCACCATCAGCACCAAGGGAGCCGGCTCTGGTGGTCTTTCCATGGCCGTTGAGGGTCCTAGCAAGGCTGAG ATCACCTGCCATGACAACAAGGACGGTACCGTGTCGGTGTCCTACCTGCCCACCGCTCCTGGAGAGTACAAGATCTCCGTCAGGTTTGGAGACAAGCACATCAAGGGCTCACCTTACACTGCTAag GTGACTGGCGAGGGTCGTAAGAGGAACCAGATCTCTGTAGGCAGCTGCAGTGAAGTCACCCTCCCTGGCAAGATCAGTGATAATGACATCCGTACCCTCAACGCTTCTATCCAG GCGCCTTCAGGTCTTGAAGAGCCCTGCTTCCTCAAGCGCCTGCCATCCGGCAACATTGGCATCAGCTTCACTCCTCGTGAGGCTGGTCAGCACATCGTCTCCGTCAAGAAGATGGGAGTCCACATCCAGAACTCTCCATTCAACATCACTGTGCTAGCTCAGGAAGTTGGTGATGCTAAGAAAGTTAAG GTTTCTGGCACCGCGCTGAAGGAAGGCAAGACCCACAGCGAGAACACCTTCTCCGTAGACACCAGGAATGCCGGTTATGGTGGTCTTTCCCTCTCCATTGAAG GTCCCAGCAAGGCTGAGATCCAGTGCGCTGACAGCAAGGATGGAGTCCTGGCCATCAGCTACAAGCCCACTGAGCCGGGATACTACATCGTCAACCTGAAGTTCGCTGATCATCACGTGGAAGGATCTCCCTTCACTGTCAAG GTGACTGGTGAGGGCAGCAACAGGCAGAGAGAGAAGATCCAGAGGCAGAGAGACCCTGCTCCTCTCACGGAGGTCGGCACCAACTGCAAGCTCACCTTCAAGATGCCTG GTATCACCTCCTTCGACCTGGCAGCTACAGTCACCAGCCCTGGAGGCGTCTCCGAAGACGCTGAGATCCAGGAGGTGGAAGACGGCCTCTACTCCGTCCACTTCGTGCCCAAGGAGTTGGGAGTCCACACCGTGTCTGTCAAGTACAGGGAGATCCATATTCCTG GATCACCCTTCCAGTTCACAGTTGGACCTCTCAGAGACTCTGGAGCTCATTTAGTCAAAGCCGGAGGCCCCGGCCTCGAGAGGGGCGAAGCCGGGCGCTTCAACGAGTTCAACGTTTGGACCAGAGAGGCCGGAGCAGGCCAGCTCGCGATCTCCCTGGAGGGACCTAGCAAGGCGGAGATAGACTTCAAGGATAGGAAGGATGGATCCTGTGATGTGTCTTACAAAGTTGAGGAGCCTG GTGAATACCGCATCGGTCTGAAGTTCAACGAGCAGCACATCCCAGATTCTCCCTTCAAGGTGTACATCTCACCGGCAGTGGGAGACGCTCATCTGCTGGAGGTTGCCCAGTTCCCAGATTCCGCGCAAGTGGACAAGCCCACTCAGTTCTATATCAGGCTCAATGGAGCTAAGGGCAGCTTGGACGGCAGA GTAATCTCTCCGTCAGGCAAGACCGACGACTGCTTCATCCAGAACATCGATGGAGACCAGTACAGCATCAGGTTCATGCCAAGGGAGAATGGAGTACACAACATCAACGTCAAATTCAATGGTGTCCATATTCCCGCTTCTCCTTTGAGGATTAAg GTCGGAAAGGACGATGCTGACCCCGCGGCAGTTCACGCTCACGGTCCTGGTTTGGGATCCGTGAAGACTG GTGTGAAGACAGACCTTATCATCGACACCTGCAATGCTGGAGTTGGTCTGCTGGCTGTCACCATGGACGGACCTTCCAGGGTCGCCATGGACTGCACAGACGTCGACGAGGGTTACAAG gtGCGTTACACGCCTCTCGCCCCCGGTTTCTACTACATGAGCATAAAGTACAACGGTGCTCACATCGTCGGCTCTCCCTTCAAGATTGAAGCTACTG GTGCAAACCTAGCAGAAATCGGAGCCCAAGAAACATCATCAGTGACCGTAGAAACAGTTCAGAAGGTGGCCAAGTCCATGCAGAAGCAGGGTCCAGTGCTACCAGCCTTCAAGTCTGACGCTACCAAGGTGACCAGCAAGGGCATGGGTCTGAAGAAGGCGTATCTTAACAAGCACAACCAGTTTACTGTCCACGCTGGTGATGCTG GTAACAACATCCTCTACGTCGGTATCTATGGTCCCAAGGGTCCCTGCGACGAGGTTCAGCTCAAGCACAAAGGTAAGAACAACTATGAATGCTGGTACGTCGTCAGAGACAGGGGAGACTACATCGTCATCGTCAAGTGGGGAGACGAACATATTCCCGGATCCCCCTACAAGGTTGAGGTTTAA